In a single window of the Chelonia mydas isolate rCheMyd1 chromosome 8, rCheMyd1.pri.v2, whole genome shotgun sequence genome:
- the UBLCP1 gene encoding ubiquitin-like domain-containing CTD phosphatase 1 isoform X1: MSLSLIIKWGGQEYSITSLSEDDTVLDLKQSLKGLTGVLPERQKLLGLKMKGKPADNDVKLGALKLKPNTKIMMMGTREESLEDVLGPPPDNDDVVNDFDIEEEVVEVENREENLLKISRRVKEYKVEILNPPREGKKLLVLDVDYTLFDHRSCAETGVELMRPYLHEFLTSAYEDYDIVIWSATNMKWIEAKMKELGVSTNANYKITFMLDSAAMITVHTPRRGLIDVKPLGVIWGKFSEFYNKKNTIMFDDIGRNFLMNPQNGLKVPFKEARTIALINSCGTELKET; this comes from the exons atgtctctctctctcataataAAATGGGGTGGACAGGAATATTCTATAACCTCATTATCAGAAGATGATACAGTGTTAGATCTTAAACAATCTCTCAAAGGCCTTACAGGCGTGCTACCAGAGCGCCAAAAGCTGCTTGGACTTAAAATGAAAG GCAAACCTGCAGACAATGATGTTAAGCTCGGAGCTCTCAAACTGAAACCAAATACTAAAATCATGATGATGGGAACTCGTGAAGAGAGTTtg GAGGATGTCCTTGGACCACCCCCTGACAATGATGATGTAGTCAATGACTTTGATATTGAAGAAGAAGTTGTTGAAGTAGAAAATAG GGAAGAAAACCTACTAAAAATTTCCCGCAGAGTCAAAGAGTACAAAGTGGAAATTCTGAATCCTCCTAGGGAAGGGAAAAAGCTGTTGGTACTAGATGTTGATTACACACTGTTTG ACCATAGGTCATGTGCAGAAACTGGGGTAGAGTTAATGAGGCCATACCTTCATGAATTCCTGACGTCTGCATATGAAGATTATGATATTGTAATTTGGT CTGCTACTAATATGAAGTGGATTGAAGCTAAAATGAAA gagctgggagtgagtaCAAATGCAAACTACAAGATAACCTTCATGTTGGACAGTGCTGCCATGATAACGGTGCACACTCCAAGGAGAGGACTAATAGAT GTGAAACCTCTTGGTGTTATATGGGGCAAATTTTCGGAGTTTTACAACAAGAAAAATACTATCATGTTTGATGATATTGGACGAAACTTTCTAATGAACCCACAAAATGGACTAAAG gTACCTTTCAAAGAAGCAAGGACAATAGCTTTAATAAACTCTTGTGGCACTGAACTAAAGGAAACATAA
- the UBLCP1 gene encoding ubiquitin-like domain-containing CTD phosphatase 1 isoform X2 has translation MSLSLIIKWGGQEYSITSLSEDDTVLDLKQSLKGLTGVLPERQKLLGLKMKGKPADNDVKLGALKLKPNTKIMMMGTREESLEDVLGPPPDNDDVVNDFDIEEEVVEVENREENLLKISRRVKEYKVEILNPPREGKKLLVLDVDYTLFDHRSCAETGVELMRPYLHEFLTSAYEDYDIVIWSATNMKWIEAKMKELGVSTNANYKITFMLDSAAMITVHTPRRGLIDVKPLGVIWGKFSEFYNKKNTIMFDDIGRNFLMNPQNGLKIRPFMKAHLNRDKDKELLKLTQYLKEIAKLDDFLELNHKHWERYLSKKQGQ, from the exons atgtctctctctctcataataAAATGGGGTGGACAGGAATATTCTATAACCTCATTATCAGAAGATGATACAGTGTTAGATCTTAAACAATCTCTCAAAGGCCTTACAGGCGTGCTACCAGAGCGCCAAAAGCTGCTTGGACTTAAAATGAAAG GCAAACCTGCAGACAATGATGTTAAGCTCGGAGCTCTCAAACTGAAACCAAATACTAAAATCATGATGATGGGAACTCGTGAAGAGAGTTtg GAGGATGTCCTTGGACCACCCCCTGACAATGATGATGTAGTCAATGACTTTGATATTGAAGAAGAAGTTGTTGAAGTAGAAAATAG GGAAGAAAACCTACTAAAAATTTCCCGCAGAGTCAAAGAGTACAAAGTGGAAATTCTGAATCCTCCTAGGGAAGGGAAAAAGCTGTTGGTACTAGATGTTGATTACACACTGTTTG ACCATAGGTCATGTGCAGAAACTGGGGTAGAGTTAATGAGGCCATACCTTCATGAATTCCTGACGTCTGCATATGAAGATTATGATATTGTAATTTGGT CTGCTACTAATATGAAGTGGATTGAAGCTAAAATGAAA gagctgggagtgagtaCAAATGCAAACTACAAGATAACCTTCATGTTGGACAGTGCTGCCATGATAACGGTGCACACTCCAAGGAGAGGACTAATAGAT GTGAAACCTCTTGGTGTTATATGGGGCAAATTTTCGGAGTTTTACAACAAGAAAAATACTATCATGTTTGATGATATTGGACGAAACTTTCTAATGAACCCACAAAATGGACTAAAG ATAAGACCCTTTATGAAAGCACATTTAAATCGGGATAAAGACAAGGAGCTTTTAAAGCTTACTCAGTACCTCAAAGAAATAGCAAAATTAGATGACTTTTTGGAACTGAATCACAAACACTGGGAAAG gTACCTTTCAAAGAAGCAAGGACAATAG